A stretch of the Eulemur rufifrons isolate Redbay chromosome 20, OSU_ERuf_1, whole genome shotgun sequence genome encodes the following:
- the DEFB116 gene encoding beta-defensin 116 yields MAHLQHSPPFSWNTSVMKPCLMTIAIFLILVQKTPGGLFRSHNDKSQEPWNPCVLYQGTCRNNCRKSEIQYLNCLHDQKCCLKFSAKVTSSNNAKEDYDSSSNLSVANTSSHSQI; encoded by the exons TCACCTGCAACACAGCCCTCCATTCTCTTGGAACACGTCAGTCATGAAGCCCTGTTTAATGACCATTGCCATCTTTCTGATCCTGGTTCAAAAGACTCCAG GTGGCCTGTTCAGATCCCATAATGACAAGAGCCAAGAGCCTTGGAATCCATGTGTGCTCTACCAAGGCACATGCAGGAACAACTGCAGGAAATCTGAAATTCAATATTTAAACTGCCTACATGATCAAAAGTGCTGCCTGAAATTTTCTGCGAAAGTAACCAGTTCTAACAATGCGAAGGAGGATTACGACTCCAGCTCCAACTTGTCAGTTGCAAACACATCAAGCCACTCTCAAATTTGA